One genomic region from Nymphaea colorata isolate Beijing-Zhang1983 chromosome 10, ASM883128v2, whole genome shotgun sequence encodes:
- the LOC116261911 gene encoding 60S ribosomal protein L27a-3-like — protein MTTRFRKNRKKRGHVSAGHGRIGKHRKHPGGRGNAGGLHHHRILFDKYHPGYFGKVGMRYFHKMRNKFHCPVVNIDKLWSLLPQEAKEKCSSENAPLLDVTQFGFFKVLGKGNLPESQPIVVKAKLVSKLAEKKIKNAGGAVLLTA, from the coding sequence ATGACGACGAGGTTCAGAAAGAACAGGAAGAAGAGGGGTCACGTCAGCGCCGGGCATGGCCGGATCGGAAAGCACAGGAAGCATCCCGGAGGGCGCGGTAACGCCGGAGGCCTTCACCACCACCGGATCCTCTTCGACAAGTACCACCCGGGTTACTTCGGCAAGGTCGGGATGCGGTACTTTCACAAGATGAGGAACAAGTTCCACTGCCCCGTTGTCAACATCGACAAGCTCTGGTCCCTTCTCCCACAGGAGGCCAAGGAGAAGTGCTCGTCCGAGAACGCCCCGCTCCTAGACGTCACCCAGTTCGGCTTTTTCAAGGTCCTCGGCAAAGGCAACCTCCCCGAGTCACAGCCCATCGTCGTCAAAGCGAAGCTCGTGTCCAAGCTGGCtgagaagaagatcaagaatGCTGGAGGTGCGGTCCTCCTCACCGCTTGA
- the LOC116263313 gene encoding 60S ribosomal protein L27a-3, translated as MTTRFRKNRKKRGHVSAGHGRIGKHRKHPGGRGNAGGLHHHRILFDKYHPGYFGKVGMRYFHKLRNKFHCPVVNIDKLWSLLPQEAKEKCSSENAPLLDVTQFGFFKVLGKGNLPESQPIVVKAKLVSKLAEKKIKNAGGAVLLTA; from the coding sequence ATGACGACGAGGTTCAGAAAGAACAGGAAGAAGAGGGGTCACGTCAGCGCCGGGCATGGCCGGATCGGAAAGCACAGGAAGCATCCGGGAGGGCGCGGTAACGCCGGAGGCCTTCACCACCACCGGATCCTCTTCGACAAGTACCACCCGGGTTACTTCGGCAAGGTCGGGATGCGGTACTTCCACAAGTTGAGGAACAAGTTCCACTGCCCCGTTGTCAACATCGACAAGCTCTGGTCCCTTCTCCCACAGGAGGCCAAGGAGAAGTGCTCGTCCGAGAACGCCCCGCTTCTAGACGTCACCCAGTTCGGCTTTTTCAAGGTCCTCGGCAAAGGCAACCTCCCCGAGTCACAGCCCATCGTCGTCAAAGCGAAGCTCGTGTCCAAGCTGGCtgagaagaagatcaagaatGCTGGAGGTGCGGTCCTCCTCACCGCTTGA